The stretch of DNA CACGGTGGAATGGCCTTCGGCGCAGGCACGGTGGCAGCTGAAAAACATGGAGCACGGGAGATCGTCGATCCAAGACCATGGATCAAGGGCTCCATCGCGGAGACGTTCGAAAAATACCCCGAAATTGGCACTCTTCTGCCAGCCATGGGGTACGGAGACAAGCAGGTGGCCGATCTTGAGGAAACCATCAAATCAGTAGACTGCGACGTCGTAATTATTGCCACGCCCGTGGATCTCCGCCGCATCATTAGAATTGACAAACCATCGGTGAGGGTTTCATACGACTTGGAAGAAATTGGACATCCAAATCTGGAAGATGTTCTAACACCGTTTCTGTCATGAATCTGTCATCCCCGAAAACCGCTGTGGTGGCCCTGGGAGGAAACGCCATTTCTCCTATGGGCGAAACCGATTCTCTGCCCAATCAATTCCGCCATACACGAGAAAGTCTCGTAGCTGTAATTCACCTCATTAAGAGTGGATACGAATTGGCCATTACTCATGGCAATGCTCCTCAGGTAGGGAACGCTCTTTTAAGAACGGAACTGACAGCCGACACAGCTCCCCTGCTGCCACTGTATATCTGTGTTGCAGACATTCAGGGCGGTATGGGCTACATGATTGAACAGTGCCTTCAAAATGTTCTCAAGAGATCCGGCATACGGAAGGACGTGGTCACAATGATTACTCAAGTGCTGATTGATGAGAATGACCCCGAGGTCGTTAACCCTACAAAGTACGTGGGCCAGCGATATGATGAAGATGCTGCGAGACGGTTGGCGGATCGGTTTGGATGGCAGATTCGACGGACTTCCGCGGGAGACTGGCGAAGAGTTGTCCCCTCTCCCCTCCCAATCTCAATTATTGAATCAGGCTCCATTAAAGAGTTGACCAGAGCTGGAAAGATTGTCGTGGCAGCTGGTGGCGGAGGTATTCCCGTACACCCGAATGAGGACGGGAGCTTGGAGGGTTTCGATGCCGTGGTAGACAAGGATCTTGCATCCGCAATTCTGGCTCACGAAATTGGTGCCACCGAGTTCTTTATTCTCACAGACGTTGACGGAGTTGCCCTCAACTTCGGTCAACGGAACGAAGAATGGCTTTCGGAACTGACGGTGAATGAGTCTCGGCGATTTCTGGAAGAAGGCCATTTCCCTCCGGGCTCTATGGGGCCCAAGATAACTGCAGCGATAAACTTCCTGGAAAAGGGCGGAAATTCCGTGCTCATTACATCAATCAGGAAGATACGTGAAGCTCTGAAAGGTGAATCTGGAACCGTAATACGCGATTGATCCCTTGAAAGTACACGAATATCAGGCAAAAGCGCTGCTGAGAAGCTCCGGTGTCCCTGTCCCCGAAGGATTCCCTGCTCTTACCGTGGACGAAGCGGTTGAGGCGGCCAGGAGAATTGGCGGAAAAAGAATCGTCGTGAAAGCCCAAATCCATGCAGGAGGAAGGGGCAAAGGAGGTGGAATAAAACTCGCCGGTAATTTGGAAGAGGCAAAAGAATATGCCGGTGCCCTTCTCGGAATGAAGCTTGTCACCCACCAGACAGGACCGGAAGGGAAGCAGGTCAATCGCCTCCTTATTGAAGAAGGAATTGACATTGCCTCGGAGCTTTACGCAGGTATTGTCCTGGATCGCTCGGCCGAAAGGTACGTTTTCATGGTTTCAACGGAGGGAGGTGTGGAGATTGAGCAAGTGGCAGCGGAGATGCCGGAAAAGATAGTCAAAGAGTGGATTCATCCCTCATTTGGTCTTACCCCTTATCAGGCAAGGAATCTTGCCTTTTCTCTCGACCTTGAAGGAGAACAAGTGGGCCGCGCGACCAAGGTCTTTCTGGCCCTCTGGAGCGCGTTCGATGAGTACGATTGCTCCCTCGCAGAGATAAACCCGCTTGTGGTAACAGCTGACGGCAAGGTGGTTGCCCTTGATGCCAAACTCAACTTTGATGACAATGCCCTGTTCCGGCACAAAGAGCTCTCCGAACTGCGCGACCTATCTGAAGAGCTGCCCAGAGAGATTGAAGCATCAAGTCATGATCTCAACTACATAAAGCTTGACGGAAGCGTAGGATGCATGGTGAACGGAGCCGGTTTGGCTATGGCCACCATGGATATCATCAAGCTTTCAGGTGGAGAACCCGCGAATTTCCTCGATGTGGGAGGCGTTGCCAGTTCCGGTACCGTGGCCAAAGGAATTGAGATTATTCTGGACGATCCGGATGTCAGGTCGGTCCTCATTAACATTTTTGGAGGGATTGTCCGGTGTGACAGGGTTGCTGAGGGCGTTATTGATGCGCTTTCCACCGTGCCGGTCAAGGTTCCCATAGTGGTCCGGTTGGAAGGGACGAATGCGGAGAAGGCGGCGGAGCTTCTAAAGAGTTCGGCAGTGGATTTCATCGTTGCCACCAGTCTGAGGGAGGGAGCAGAACAAGCGGTAACAGCAGCTCAACAGGGATCTGGAGGTTCATTGTGAGTATTCTGGTGGACGAGAATACACGCCTCTTGGTTCAAGGCATTACCGGGCGGGAAGGGACGTTTCACACTGAGAAAATGATCAGCTACGGAACATGTGTGGTTGGAGGTGTCACTCCCGGTAAAGGTGGAAAAGAGTGTCTTGGCGTTCCTGTGTTTAACACAGTAACTCAGGCCGTTCGGGAGACGGAAGCAAATGCGTCGTGCATTTTTGTCCCTCCTCATTTCGCATCAGATGCCATCATGGAAGCGGCTGATGCAGGTATGGAACTCATTATATGTATTACTGAGGGAATCCCTGCCTCGGACATGGTGAGGGTTAAAGATTTTCTCTCTGAATCGAAAGCTGTATTGGTGGGTCCAAATTGTCCAGGTGTCATCTCTCCCAACAAGGCCAAGATAGGTATCATGCCGGGATTTATTCACACTCCAGGGACTGTTGGAGTCCTGTCTCGAAGCGGAACGCTCACGTACGAAGCGGTACATCAATTAACGGCGCTGGGAGTTGGACAGTCAACCTGTGTCGGTATCGGTGGTGATCCCGTCGTTGGGAGCACATTCGTGGATCTCCTCACGCGGTTTCTTGATGATGATGAAACAGAAAGCATAGTTCTCATCGGCGAGATTGGCGGTTCTGCTGAGGAAGAAGCCGCGGATTGGATTGTTACAAATGACTTTCGCAAACCGGTGGTTGCGTTTGTTGCCGGAAAAACGGCTCCGCCCGGGAGACGAATGGGTCACGCAGGAGCCATCATTGCTGGGGGGAAAGGTACTGCTCGAGAGAAAATGACAGCTCTGAAAAAGGCAGGCGTGTTCATTGCCGAAAGCCCTTCGGACATTGGCCTTACAGTAAAAATGGCCCTAGAGGCCTCCAGGAATCGGTGAAAGAAAGAAGCCTGGCCATTGTTAAGCCTGATGCGGTCCGGAAAGGTCTGGCA from Candidatus Neomarinimicrobiota bacterium encodes:
- a CDS encoding carbamate kinase: MNLSSPKTAVVALGGNAISPMGETDSLPNQFRHTRESLVAVIHLIKSGYELAITHGNAPQVGNALLRTELTADTAPLLPLYICVADIQGGMGYMIEQCLQNVLKRSGIRKDVVTMITQVLIDENDPEVVNPTKYVGQRYDEDAARRLADRFGWQIRRTSAGDWRRVVPSPLPISIIESGSIKELTRAGKIVVAAGGGGIPVHPNEDGSLEGFDAVVDKDLASAILAHEIGATEFFILTDVDGVALNFGQRNEEWLSELTVNESRRFLEEGHFPPGSMGPKITAAINFLEKGGNSVLITSIRKIREALKGESGTVIRD
- the sucC gene encoding ADP-forming succinate--CoA ligase subunit beta, producing the protein MKVHEYQAKALLRSSGVPVPEGFPALTVDEAVEAARRIGGKRIVVKAQIHAGGRGKGGGIKLAGNLEEAKEYAGALLGMKLVTHQTGPEGKQVNRLLIEEGIDIASELYAGIVLDRSAERYVFMVSTEGGVEIEQVAAEMPEKIVKEWIHPSFGLTPYQARNLAFSLDLEGEQVGRATKVFLALWSAFDEYDCSLAEINPLVVTADGKVVALDAKLNFDDNALFRHKELSELRDLSEELPREIEASSHDLNYIKLDGSVGCMVNGAGLAMATMDIIKLSGGEPANFLDVGGVASSGTVAKGIEIILDDPDVRSVLINIFGGIVRCDRVAEGVIDALSTVPVKVPIVVRLEGTNAEKAAELLKSSAVDFIVATSLREGAEQAVTAAQQGSGGSL
- the sucD gene encoding succinate--CoA ligase subunit alpha — protein: MSILVDENTRLLVQGITGREGTFHTEKMISYGTCVVGGVTPGKGGKECLGVPVFNTVTQAVRETEANASCIFVPPHFASDAIMEAADAGMELIICITEGIPASDMVRVKDFLSESKAVLVGPNCPGVISPNKAKIGIMPGFIHTPGTVGVLSRSGTLTYEAVHQLTALGVGQSTCVGIGGDPVVGSTFVDLLTRFLDDDETESIVLIGEIGGSAEEEAADWIVTNDFRKPVVAFVAGKTAPPGRRMGHAGAIIAGGKGTAREKMTALKKAGVFIAESPSDIGLTVKMALEASRNR